One segment of Falco peregrinus isolate bFalPer1 chromosome 4, bFalPer1.pri, whole genome shotgun sequence DNA contains the following:
- the TIMM10B gene encoding mitochondrial import inner membrane translocase subunit Tim10 B: MEPAAEHQQQLRSLRDFLLVYNRMTELCFRHCVSNLNYRLLTGREEMCLDSCAGKLVHSNHRLMRAYVALMPSIMQRRVADYEASAAPASQSSAQEKHAPVTALPGAGGPNPSPGPPAAPDPGEPLQGAPGTGT; the protein is encoded by the exons ATGGAGCCGGCGGCcgagcaccagcagcagctccgcAGC CTGCGGGACTTCCTGCTGGTCTACAACCGGATGACCGAGCTCTGCTTCCGGCACTGCGTCTCCAACCTCAACTACCGCCTGCTCACTGGGCGTGAG GAGATGTGCCTCGACAGCTGCGCAGGAAAACTGGTCCACTCCAACCACCGCCTGATGCGTGCCTACGTGGCACTGATGCCCTCCATCATGCAGCGCCGTGTCGCTGACTATGAGGCCAGTGCAGCCCCAGCATCCCAGAGCTCAGCCCAGGAGAAACATGCGCCAGTaactgccctgcctggggctgggggccccAACCCCTCTCCTggcccaccagcagctccagacCCTGGTGAGCCCTTGCAgggggctccaggcactggCACATAG